A section of the Styela clava chromosome 9, kaStyClav1.hap1.2, whole genome shotgun sequence genome encodes:
- the LOC120340150 gene encoding multidrug resistance-associated protein 1-like, producing the protein MSNATWLTSYCNSSFWDDELMNRPSPEFTPCFQEIAMVWGPCFFLWLFSIYQLLILKNSKQKSLKVSTLHILKLLCTLSIFVVMIVELGYRGSNVANNTIEEYTQAYFATPAIIAATMILAFVLQTYVRLKGETTSGLLFLFWFAFTICQIIPFVSMVYAATPEIEDMVDFVCFFVFYFFLLASFLLSAFAEPVPKRNKKDCPELVSSFPNQLVFWWFNPIIWKGHNNPLVYEDLWRLNKRDTTEVIAPKLNRNWEEELEKSRQSKVKLGLQASKADHTVYANVGLDDVVIEPSGKGYDMSDKHYKPSLVKAMFKTYGMTMLAAAFFKLGNDTIQFLSPILLRQMMAFTEDTDIYEWYGYVYATAMYAVTIVQALFLNQYFHRCMLVGMNIRTSVISMVYRKSLRISNATKKESTVGEIVNLMSTDAQRFMDLMSYIQIIWSGPYVIAISLYLLWQELGPSVMAGFALMVLLIPLNGWIASYMRKLSVNNMKLKDKRIKLMNEILNGIKVLKLYAWEPSFEEQVGEIRAAELKIGRKIAYVRAFMSFLWTVAPFMVALLSFLTYVLVDENNVLDSQTAFVSISLFNILRFPLVVFPMVISSVIAAQVSVKRLSNFLTGDELDPNAVTRSFDTDKENAIEINEGNFVWEPDHECDLKEVSMKVKTGSLVAVVGHVGSGKSSLISAILGDMEKKNGYVEVNGSIAYVPQTAWIQNATLQDNILFGQKYVGDKIKEDRQTTEFHSAKGLDSNIVTKAKYKSILKATALGPDLEILPGGDQTEIGEKGINLSGGQKQRVSLARAICSDADIYLLDDPLSAVDSHIGKHIFDHVIGKDGILKNKTRLLVTHGIQYLPDVDNIFVIDDGQISETGTYQELLNTGEKFSKFLEEYANKQDEGIEDDAEMVLITDDDLSSIPESRDSVTDGSSDSAVGDVMKDDDVTELRRRASQRGSKRSVGSIRKRTLSATSNGAVQRKTRESVTSNSKKREMRESVTSKTNSIKRKEAMKLQQTDTNKGKLTEEESSEIGHVKLRVYYEYIKAIGIGYFSLVILASILYQGSVIGASIWLTYWTNENDKVLLGLSNETAVTTGVGIGVYGSFGFIQAIFILGNGIFQANGTIAAALMLHHFLLKNIFRVPVGFFDTTPLGRIVNRFSKDIYIIDEILPQTVRMWLQCAFSVIFTLIVIIASTPIFAAVIVPIGILYFFAQRFYVSTSRQLKRLESVTRSPIYSHFGETVSGVSLIRAYQQSERFIQQSKDKVDKNQECYYPNIVSNRWLAVRLEFVGNAIVFFAALSAVLSRETLSGSVAGLSISYALTITQTLNWWVRQMSEMETNVVAVERVQEYAKVKNEAEWEVKENKPNREWPSEGQIEFENYATRYREDLDLVLKNISCSIKPEQRVGIVGRTGAGKSSLTLALFRLIEGSSGKIKIDGVDISKIGLHDLRKKLTIIPQDPVLFSGTMRLNLDPFNSYTDEQVWNGLEHAHLKEYVSGLPDKLEHMCAEGGENLSVGQRQLVCLARALLRKSKILVLDEATAAVDMQTDDLIQQTIRNEFDDCTVITIAHRLNTIMDYDMIMVLDTGKIVELDSPTNLLEKQGVFYGMAKDAGLV; encoded by the exons ATGTCGAATGCCACCTGGCTAACTTCATATTGCAACTCTTCATTTTGG GATGATGAGCTTATGAATAGACCATCTCCAGAATTCACACCATGCTTCCAAGAAATTGCGATGGTTTGGGGACCATGCTtttttctttggttattttcaatatatcaacttctaattttaaaaaattcaaaacaaaaatcgtTGAAAGTGTCGACACTTCATATCTTGAAACTG CTATGTACACTTTCCATATTTGTGGTGATGATAGTCGAACTTGGATACCGAGGATCGAACGTAGCTAACAATACTATTGAAGAATATACTCAGGCATATTTTGCCACTCCAGCAATAATTGCTGCCACAATG ATTCTCGCATTTGTTTTACAAACTTACGTTCGTTTGAAAGGCGAAACGACGTCAGGATTGTTGTTTCTATTTTGGTTTGCATTCACCATTTGTCAGATAATTCCATTTGTATCAATGGTTTATGCTGCAACGCCA GAAATTGAAGACATGGTTGACTTTGTTTGTTTCTtcgtattttatttctttttgttgGCTTCGTTTCTCCTGTCAGCATTTGCGGAACCGGTCCCGAAAAGGAATAAG AAAGATTGTCCAGAATTGGTGTCTTCTTTTCCAAATCAGCTGGTATTCTGGTGGTTCAATCC AATAATATGGAAAGGCCATAACAACCCATTGGTTTACGAAGATTTGTGGCGATTGAACAAACGAGATACAACTGAAGTTATTGCACCAAAACTTAATAGAAATTGGGAAGAGGAATTGGAAAAGTCAAG GCAGTCAAAGGTCAAATTAGGACTCCAAGCATCGAAAGCAGATCACACAGTTTATGCAAATGTTGGACTAGATGATGTTGTCATTGAG CCCAGCGGGAAAGGATACGATATGTCAGACAAACATTACAAGCCCTCTCTGGTGAAAGCAATGTTTAAAACATATGGAATGACAATGCTCGCTGCTGCATTTTTCAAACTTGGAAATGATACTATTCAATTTCTTTCCCCAATTCTTCTACG ACAAATGATGGCTTTTACTGAAGATACAGATATCTATGAATGGTATGGATACGTCTATGCTACGGCCATGTACGCTGTCACGATTGTACAAGCGCTGTTTCTCAATCAATATTTTCATAGATGTATGCTTGTTGGTATGAACATCAGAACTTCAGTCATTTCCATGGTTTATCGAAAG TCATTGCGAATATCTAATGCAACAAAAAAAGAGTCCACAGTTGGTGAAATTGTTAACTTGATGTCAACGGACGCTCAACGTTTTATGGATTTGATGAgctatattcaaattatatggTCTGGACCTTACGTCATTGCTATTTCCTTATATCTTTTGTGGCAG GAACTTGGACCTTCTGTCATGGCTGGTTTTGCCCTGATGGTTCTGCTGATTCCGTTGAATGGATGGATAGCTTCCTACATGAGGAAATTATCAgtaaataatatgaaattaaaagaTAAACGAATTAAACTTATGAACGAAATTCTGAATGGAATTAAG GTTTTGAAACTTTATGCCTGGGAGCCATCTTTCGAAGAACAAGTCGGTGAAATTCGAGCTGCTGAATtgaaaattggaagaaaaattGCATATGTCCGAGCGTTTATGAGCTTTTTGTGGACTGTTGCACCATTCATG gtTGCTCTCTTATCATTTCTTACGTATGTTCTTGTCGACGAAAATAACGTCCTGGATTCACAAACAGCCTTTGTATCTATTTCtctatttaatattttgagaTTCCCGCTTGTTGTTTTTCCGATGGTCATATCGTCCGTCATAGCC GCACAAGTGTCGGTCAAAAGATTGTCGAACTTTCTCACTGGAGACGAATTGGATCCAAATGCTGTTACCAGAAGTTTTGATACGG acAAAGAAAATGCGATCGAGATAAACGAAGGCAACTTTGTTTGGGAGCCTGATCACGAATGTGATCTGAAAGA AGTAAGCATGAAAGTTAAAACCGGATCATTGGTCGCCGTAGTGGGACATGTGGGCAGTGGAAAATCGTCATTAATTTCAGCAATTCTCGGTGACATGGAAAAGAAGAATGGTTATGTCGAAGTTAAC GGGTCAATAGCATATGTACCACAGACGGCTTGGATTCAAAATGCAACATTACAAGATAATATTTTGTTTGGTCAAAAGTATGTCGgagataaaataaaagaagatcGTCAAACAACAGAATTTCACAGTGCGAAGGGGCTAGATTCTAATattgttacaaaagcaaaatacaaatcaattttaaaagcaACAGCTCTTGGTCCGGATTTAGAAATTTTGCCCGGTGGAGATCAAACAGAAATTGGAGAAAAG GGTATTAATCTTAGCGGTGGACAAAAACAACGAGTTTCTCTTGCAAGAGCAATATGCAGCGATGCTGATATATACCTTCTTGACGATCCGTTATCTGCTGTCGATTCACATATTGGAAAGCACATTTTTGATCACGTTATTGGCAAAGACGGAATTCTAAAAAACAAA ACTCGTCTTCTAGTCACGCACGGTATCCAGTACCTACCAGATGTAGACAACATTTTTGTAATAGATGATGGACAAATCTCAGAGACTGGAACTTATCAGGAGCTTCTAAACACTGGGGAAAAATTCTCCAAGTTTCTAGAAGAATATGCGAATAAACAAGACGAAGGCATAGAAGATGACGCAGAGA TGGTTTTGATAACCGACGATGATCTGTCTTCGATACCGGAATCAAGAGACTCTGTGACAGATGGCAGTTCTGATTCTGCAGTAGGCGATGTAATGAAAGATGATGACGTGACAGAACTCCGAAGAAGAGCTTCACA ACGCGGAAGCAAGAGGTCAGTTGGTTCAATTAGAAAGCGTACCTTGAGTGCAACAAGCAACGGGGCAGTCCAGAGAAAAACGAGAGAAAGTGTCACGAGTAACTCGAAAAAGAGAGAGATGCGAGAGAGTGTTACCAGCAAAACAAACTCGATAAAACGCAAAGAAGCTATGAAATTACAGCAAACAGATACAAACAAGGGAAAGTTAACTGAGGAGGAGTCGTCGGAAATAGGacat GTCAAACTTCGCGTTTATTACGAATATATCAAAGCGATTGGAATTGGATATTTTTCTTTAGTCATACTTGCTTCCATACTTTATCAG gGTTCAGTCATTGGAGCTTCAATCTGGCTTACTTATTGGACAAATGAAAACGATAAAGTTTTACTTGGACTTTCGAATGAAACAGCCGTTACTACTGGTGTGGGGATAGGAGTCTATGGATCCTTTGGCTTTATACAAG caatATTCATTCTTGGAAACGGAATTTTCCAAGCGAATGGAACAATAGCTGCTGCATTGATGCTTCATCACTTTTtactgaaaaatatatttcgagtACCGGTAGGATTCTTCGATACAACACCACTAGGAAGAATCGTAAATCGATTCTCCAAG GATATTTATATCATCGATGAAATTCTACCTCAAACTGTGAGAATGTGGTTGCAATGTGCCTTCAGTGTAATTTTCACATTGATTGTCATCATTGCTTCAACTCCAATATTTGCAGCTGTGATCGTTCCTATTGGAATTCTCTACTTTTTTGCTCAG CGATTTTACGTTTCAACATCAAGACAACTGAAACGATTAGAATCGGTGACAAGATCCCCAATTTATTCACATTTTGGTGAAACTGTCTCCGGAGTGTCTCTGATCAGAGCTTATCAACAAAGTGAGAGATTTATACAACAATCAAAAGATAAAGTGGACAAGAATCAAGAATGCTATTATCCCAACATTGTTTCCAACAG GTGGTTAGCAGTACGACTTGAATTTGTTGGAAACGCGATCGTATTTTTTGCTGCTTTATCGGCTGTATTGAGTCGAGAGACATTGAGTGGAAGTGTCGCTGGATTATCCATCTCATACGCTCTAACG ATCACCCAAACGTTGAACTGGTGGGTTCGACAAATGAGTGAAATGGAGACAAACGTTGTTGCAGTTGAGCGGGTTCAGGAGTATGCTAAAGTGAAGAACGAG GCTGAATGGGAAGTAAAAGAGAACAAGCCGAATCGCGAATGGCCTTCTGAAGGACAAATTGAGTTTGAAAATTATGCTACAAGATACAGAGAAGATTTAGATCTTGTTTTAAAGAATATAAGTTGCAGCATAAAACCAGAACAAAGG GTTGGAATAGTAGGTCGCACTGGAGCTGGTAAATCATCATTAACTCTCGCATTGTTTCGTTTGATCGAAGGATCAagtggaaaaattaaaattgatggAGTCGACATTTCTAAAATTGGTCTTCATGATTTGAGAAAGAAACTAACGATAATTCCACAG GATCCAGTTCTCTTCTCTGGAACGATGAGATTGAATCTTGATCCGTTCAACTCGTACACAGACGAACAAGTATGGAATGGACTTGAGCATGCTCACTTGAAGGAATATGTCAGTGGATTACCAGACAAACTCGAACATATGTGTGCCGAAGGTGGCGAAAATCTTAG TGTTGGACAACGTCAGCTTGTATGTCTTGCTCGAGCTTTACtcagaaaatcaaaaattctcGTTCTTGATGAAGCAACAGCTGCAGTGGATATGCAAACTGATGATCTCATACAACAAACTATTCGAAATGAATTTGATGATTGCACTGTCATAACTATCGCTCATAGATTGAACACTATCATGGATTACGACAT GATCATGGTATTGGATACTGGGAAAATTGTTGAGTTGGATTCACCGACAAATTTGTTAGAAAAACAAGGAGTATTCTACGGAATGGCAAAAGATGCTGGATTAGTTTAA